The following nucleotide sequence is from Aedes aegypti strain LVP_AGWG chromosome 3, AaegL5.0 Primary Assembly, whole genome shotgun sequence.
ctaaaaatggccattttcgacacccacccactccctcgtaacgctttttgtatgaaaatttaccaattttgtatgagacgtaaCAGCAcgagaacacccacccacccccttcagcgttatgaaattgtgtgaatgggcccttagcTAGATTTTCAGTTTTCTCCTTGTACCTACTTATAGCGTTAGCGCTCGGTAAAAGCCGTGAATTGTGTGAGCAAAGATCGTCCAATACTTTGAAACTTAACGAAACACGTGCATGTGTTGTGAAAATAAAGCACAAAGAAAGGTGAAGAAACCACGGGTGACAACAAAATCAAGATTAATGTGAAGTTTCGAATAACAATCGCAGTGCGGATAAAAGTTTGCGTAACACAAATCTATGATtagtttgttataataattctAATTTTCCATAAAAGTACGTGATTTGTTGCTTTTTATTCATGTTTAACATCATCACCGAGGGCAAAAGGCTAGTTTAGTAATCTGTAATCAAAAGTATTCCCAAATATGTCGCTAGTAAAGATCAAGGATGCCCCTACCGTTTGGAACTATTTGAACGGGGTAATCAATGTATACAAACCAGCAGGTCTTACGGTCCAACAAGTGCGCCACACAATCATCGGGAATCTATGCAGAGGTACGTATTAAACCCATATTCAAATGAAATAGAATAGATTGTAAATTCATTTCTTTCCAACAGATCTCAACCAGCTGAAGGTGCGTCCCCCACTGCAGCGGGTAGCCATCGAAAGGGGTTTGGATTCGAAGTTCCTCGTTCACAAAACGGAGGACCTGTCCGATAATGTCCTGGTTGTGGGACCTCGCTACCAAACAGAGGACATACGAATGCGGATGAGCGCAAACCACGGTCGACTGACGAGTGGAGTTCTGGGTGGGTATCTATAAAAAtatgataataataatttcattcattcgtctttagaaaaaaaatataaatgtagCCTCGCTCTTGCTATTTTCAATTCTAATTCCAGTGGTAGGAATAAACAAGGGCCTATCGATGGCCTACCGGATACAGCAGAACCGTCCGCTGCGGGTGTATCGTGTGACCGGCTTCCTAGGCAAAGCCACCGAGACACATTTCGGTGATTCGCGAGTCATCGGCAAGGCAACGGTGAAGCACATCGGAAGTGAAAAAATCAACCGATTGTTGGCCTCGCTGCAGGCGTCCCATCAGAAGAAGATGTTCGAACTCTGTGGAGTGGATATGCAATCACAGGCCGCTTACGATTTGGCTGTGAAGGGCACGATCCGGCCGGCAGACAAGTCTCAACCGATGATTTACGGAATCCGGTTGGTGGAGTTTAGGAGACCTTTCTTCACCCTCGGTAAGAATCATTAAACTGCGGTtttcttagccaagtggtttaagtccgcggctacacagcaaaaccatgctgaaggtgtctggattatattcccggtcggtccaggatcttttcgtaatggaaattttcttgacttcatTGGGCATAGAgcattatcgtacctgccacacgatatacgaatctGTTAATGGCAACGTtgacaatgaaagctctcagttaataactgtggaagtgctcataggaacctTAAGCTGAAAAGCTGGCTTTGTCCCAGTCGGAACGAAATGCCAAGAAGGAGAAGAGTTGTGATATACAGCAAAAATACGTGTTTTAATATTTCTAATATCTTTTTAGAAAATATAACATCTATAAAAGAACTTGCAtggcaaacaactttgtagaaaactcaaaaaatgttggaaatcttggaaaaaagttatgatgaaaaatatacaacctacaacggcatatatctcaaaaattatGATAGATACAAATATTATgtcaaagttgtttcaaatcgCTCACACAACTTTGTCGCAGACaccatacactcccgtgcaaaagtttgggttcaccccctcaaaaacatacaaaagtgttctgtccatatctctgtgattaaacgtccaattgaaactctttaagccgcattcgaaaggcaaagagttattcttacttcgtatgtatttttacaaaaacattttttgaattttgtatactaattttttacttaaagttttgacatttttcaaaatacacactgtaaaatcatatttaatttcctcagcattggggcgaccaaaattttaaatcaaaatgtcattagaatcgtaatcttatattctttgaagagatcccacgaaattttggtggaaaatatggaaagtattcaaaatcaatgaaacagtcagtcaagccatcgtgcaaaagtttgggttcacccctcagtatgatgcaaatcgtgcaaaagtttggattcaccTGAGctgcacgcacatcatttttgtcaatatccttgccatttttcaaccgatttaaatagtttaaagctttattgagcgcaaataatggcgcgtacatgattggtttgagatttcacagatttaagtaagttcaggtgaacccaaacttttgcacgatacaccatactgaggggtgaacccaaacttttgcacgatgacttgactgactgtttcattgattttgaatacttttcaaatttttccgccaaaatttcgtggcgtCTCTTCAAAGACTATAagtttacgattctaatgacactttgatttaaaattttggtcgacccaatcctgaagaaattaaatatgatttttcagtcaaaaatgtcacaactttaagtaaaaatttagtatacaaagttcacagaatgtttttgtaaaaatacatacgaagtaagaataattctttgcctttcgaatgcgacttagagtttcaattggacgtgtaatcacagagataggGACAGAACACTTtcgcatgttttttagggggtgaacccaaacttatgcacgggagtgtatgtctatctaaatgttttaaaaaaatagttttttctcCTTTTTCTTGGTATATCAAGGCGCATCTTTCGATCCAAAAAGTTTTTTGACATAGAATTGACAAAATtcaattgacgcttatattgagctgttcggtaatccaatccgcatgattattaaattaattaattcattacgcgtggtaaattatgaaaaaaaaaaccagccgagcacgtggatttttttcataattttacccataatttgtccatctttaccacgcgtaatgagttaattaatttgacaaaattagttttcagaCTAAGTGAAACTTTGGGACACTTTATTGCACATTATTTTGACTGTGATCACATGTTTTCTTCTTTCAGAAATGCACGCCATCAACGAAACGGAAGCCTACATAGGGAACCTGGTTCATGAGATCGGCCTAAATCTAAAATCCGTCGCACATTGCGTCGGCATTCGGTGCATTCGCCATGGACATTTCGAGCTGGGTGACGCCCTGCTTCGGAAGGACTGGAATCTCCAGTGCATCCTGGCCAATATGGCCCACGCAAATCAATTGCTCCAGCGGCACCCGGAAATGCTGCAGCAAACCAGTTCGGAACTGGTCGATCTTGATGAGAACGTCCCCGATCTTCAGCTGCGAAACGAACGCGAATAAATTTGAGTTCAACAAACACTTCCTGAAGGAAGCCTCAATTGCATAGTGTGTCGTATGGTCATTGATGACCACCTTGCGTAGCCTGATTTACGATCGATGAAGATCGAACTCGTTTCTCTTCTTTTGGGATGTTGTCTGGATCTGCGCTGGTAAAACAAGGCTGTTTGCTGTGTGGTTTATTGCGTCGCATTTGTCGCGACGATCACGCATTGTCGCGTAAAATGCGTGGGTTGCTCTCAAATGGTCCCGTTGAAAGTACAGTGACTCAAACTCATATTCGTACATGGCACTGTTTTCACTTCAAGTCGGCAAAAAACTATTAAAGGATATGTGAACTTTGTGCATTATATCAATAATAAAggtcataggtgtcatctattattcGACAATcttaaatgtttggaaaaatggaaaagtattgaatgtCTAAAATTGACACAAATTCACACCAAATTCAAGCATACAACATTTCAAACTAAATTTGAATACTCTTTTGGATTGTTGAAGTTCTTCATTACGTTAAAGTGTAGTCGAGTATATTTTCTTAGTATATTGTCGTAGAAAGAACTACTGTTTGGTTTGAGAGTTGAAGAGTGAATGacaagatttattttttcatttattatctAGGGTTACTATTATTAAACTCAGGTCCAAACGCCTACTGCTAACACTCCTCCTCGATTGGATCTGGTAGTATTCCGATCATCTTTCGTATTTGCTCCAAACGTACACGTTGCAGAGGCTTTGTAAGAATATCTGCCAGCATTGTTTCGGTTGGACAATATTTCATTTTGATGACTTCTTTTTGTTGCACATCTCTCACAAAGAAATATCGTACATCAattgggcttattctacgactggcgtgattGACAATTGTCGgcgtcgtatagcgaggtgactcGTAGAatacagtgttgtgaaaaactcaatttctcacaactcacgcttgagatttttcatgcgtgagctgtcaatcacgcaactcagcagtcaaaaaatcatggatgagttggctcacctttttaactcattgtctcgtatttccacagtttactcacacacggcaataatttcttgttagtctggtaaaattatagtaatcctttctaacgtaaacaacaacattcgggtttcacgagttttgccgggttttgcgactgaatcattttttacggtttgagttgattgagttgattttgcatcaaaatctcaagcgtgagaattgcgaagcagatctttaatgagtttgctctcacgggagagcgtatttattgagatttgagtgtgagtctatcaacactggtagaataaacccaaatgtGTTTGCTCCTGCGTTCGATTCGGTCACCTTAAAcgagttttatacaactttgattaTCTTCAAATACGGTGATTGGTCCAATATCttcttcaacaatttcttcCAACAGTCGCTTAGTCCAAATTAATTCTTGGCATCCTTCAGCAAGGGAAATAAATTCAGCTTCTGTTGAACTCAAAGCTACGCTTGTCTGTTTGCTCGAACCCCAAACTCCTCCTCCATATTTGATTAGGTACCCGGAATTTGACTTTCTGTCTCTGCAATCTCCTGCGTAGTCAGCATCAACGTACATGCAtagtagacctattcatattttcaaaaatgtctggaaactccccagtcaaccaatactttgatttttcattgcgaaatgaacttctggccaaaatttcactcaatttagagtaaatttagttgtgcttcaaatcaattatgtgtttttgggctattttcaagctttaaaaaatcataactaccgaacgaaacattaaaatttatctgaaatacttctacataatagtttatccaattctacgaacttttgccgaacacagttttatgattggagcaagtttaaacatagtttggttgaagtttgtatctcgaggttcttgaaaatctcttttttcgggaattgttttTACTGAACAGCATgcttgcatgaaaatttcggattttaaatttccagacatgatgacaatgcatatctaaatgtcaatcccgttcaaagcaaccatttatcttacgaaaataaatagtaaaaaataggtaattatgaagcacatttgtaaatccactgtgggtaagccaagagcaccaccgtgagcttcaatgaatacaaaaaataaacacgttagcactgcctttcctcagtcgatgatgatgattgtttttaaatcgttctaaatgatcagtgaaatgcgatcaaaacaatcatcactcggaaagaaaaagcaatgctaacttgttcaattcattcatttccGGTACATGTGACATGCATgatttaaggccgcacgggacgtcatcataatcactctatccgtttgaaaatgcaaatcccaagaacaactccatatatcgatgcgaaaaatgtatcactatgattctatatatgtagtgcacaacccaatacattttcagcttcatcggttcactaaaactggagatttgcttccacaaagtttcgatgataattgttagagtgagacaaaatatagggaaaataacacggtctcccgtgtcgccttaacaatcatcaggttgcgatgcggtgctcgatctttgggcatttattgtaatttattgcctttagcaacatgtaatctgttcatggtcaatgaattcataaatgtattatgttttattcccgttgactagggtctgaaaaaataataccaatgcatgttttatataccatgtatattgagaaaactgtaatttctgggtactgcggagtacaaatttgatccaaattttaaaatgttaaaactcaatttaatcttgttagcgtgttcgacaaactttaacagaatagaattagcattcaaatagtggtaataccTTCTTTGCTTCATTCCAATCCTGTTGACTCGGTGAACTTGATTTCTGAGCCAGTAACGAAACGCTTAAGGATATATCCGGTCTGGTTTGTACTGCTATATACAGGAGACCTCCGATAAGGCTAAGATATTGCGAATTGCTAGATAACGGTTCTCTGTCCTCCTTCTCCTGTAAATAGCTTGTGTCCATCGGAACTTTGGACGGCTTCGCATTTTGCAAATTGAATCTTTCGGTTAACTTGCGAATGTATGCTTGCTGATTGAGTTTGTACCCTTCATTGTCTTTCTCTACCTCAATTCCCAGAAAACTTCGTACGTCTCCTAGATTTGTAAAGGCAAAGTTCTTCTCAAGCTTGTTGTAGATCGACACAAATTCCTCTTCAGTTGCTGTAATAATAATCATGTCATCAACGTAAATCAGAATAAATTCTGTCTCTCCTCCTGTAGTCTTGCGCTTGTACAAACATTGATCAGTTCGACACTATTTGAAACCTAACGTCTTGAATACTGAATCAACTTTTCTGTTCCAGACCCTCGCCGATTGTTTCAATCCATATAAACTCCTCCTTAATCGACAAACTTTGCGCTCGGATCCAGTGCTGTATTCTTCAGGTTGCCGCATATATATAGTTTCCTCCAGTTGTCCATTACGATAAGCTGTTTTAACATCTACGTGCTTCACATACATATTTCTATGGCTAGCAATACTCAGCAACATGCGGAACGTAACTTGTTTGGAGCGGATACTTCATCATAATCCACTCCGTACTTTTGAGTAAAACCTTGTGTGACAATCCTTGCTTTGTATCGGACGACGTTCCCTTTTTCATCGACCTTGGTCTTGAATAACCACTTGCATCCAATCGTTTTCGCACCGGTTGGTAAATCAACTAAATCCCACGTATTATTCTTTAGTAGCGCTTGAAACTCCTCATCCATGGCAGCTCTACACAGCTCCGCATCATCACTGTTCAATGCTTCTGTTGGAGTTCGAGGATCTTTGATGTTCCGTACTGCCTTCAAACCATGGATTGGTGGTGGTTCCTTATTCGTCTGCTGTTGTTGATGCTCACGACTGGTTGATTCTCGGGATATATCTGTAATTGGGTACGACGGCAAACTTTTGTTTGGAAGATAATAATCGTTATACTTGCCAGGGAATGCGCGCTCCCGTCCACTGCGCTTCAACACCGGTGACAACGGTGGGTTTGAAGTTGTTCGTGGAGGGAGCGCCATTATTGTCACGTCATTTGAATCGTCTGAACTATCTTCATTACTGCTTTCTGTTTGCGAAAAATACTGCGAATCCTCAGATTCTTGCAGTTCGTCGTCATCATCGGGTTCGTCTGGAATCACGCCATTATGGGAAACTTGCAATCTCTCTTCTCCAGTATTGAGTGGCTGTTCATTATTCGAATTAGTAACAGGAATATCTTCTAAAAAATCTAGGCTAACAAAATTGTGATTTCTTGATCGTTTTGATAGATTGTTGCCTTTTTCTTAACCTCGTTCTATTGACTCATTGATAAAAAGAACATCTCGACTCTTGAATATGGTCTTCTTAACGGAATCGTATTCGCGACTTCGAAGCAAAAAGAGATTTACAAAGCACTCGCACTTatggaaaacctcgtaaggaactgtcatcgtgtgcgtgaaaaaaaagcaaaaaatatatctctccttgtttttctcacagaaaaccgaagaaaacatcagcagctcCGTAGTCCCGAATAGACGATAGGCTTTTGTTTCTTCCTCATATCCTACGAAAATAGCTTCTTTTGATTTGGCATCCCATTTCTTTCTCTTTTGCTTAGGAACGTGAACCATGACTTTTGATCCAAACACACGTACTCGGGACAAATCTGGTTTTCGTCCAGACCACGCTTCTTCTGGTGTTTGCTTGTGCCCCTTCGTTAGAGAACGATTTACCAAATATGTAGCCGCTGCTACTGCTTCTGCCCAAAAAGCTTTCGGTAACTTTGCTTCAAATAACATGCAGCGCGCTCGCTCCACAATTGTACGATTAACGCGCTCAGCCATACCATTCTGTTCTGGATTGTAGTCAGCTGATGTCTGATGTCGTATGCCACGCTTCTTCAAAAGGTTCTGGAAAGCTTTGTTTGTGAATTCCTTACCATTATCAGTTGTTAACGTTTTCAGCCTTCGTCCAGTTTGATTTTCAGCAAAACTCCTGAATTGGTTGAATGCTCGCATGACTTCGTCTTCACTTTTTCGTTCCAAAAAATACGTGAAAATTCGTCTTGTCTTATCATCAGTGAAGGATAGATAATAACGACTTcctgttgggcagaggtggacacaccacaacgcagaacagggtcaccgaagcggaacacggaaccaggatttcggtaggaaagaaacACAACTAATAAACTACTGTACGCAACGAGAAAGCTTTAATAAACACGTCTGAACGGATCGAACATCACATTACGGATGAATGGTAAAACTTTCCATTCTCCCTTTCTTCGCTCACATTTGGCGCGCTCGCCGCCTGCCCTACTGGCGCATGCGTCGCAGCCTCATTCTCCAAATTCTACACATTCAGTGTTGCCGCTTTGCATACGAGGCACAATCATTGCTcactccaacactcctcctcaatgttGTCCTCGTACTCGTCCTTCTTATCTCTGCCTTCCATGCTGGGTCAAACTCCTCCTGCTTCAAGCATCGACAACGTAATCTACCAACCGGCCGGGTCGGACTCCACGATTGCTCCTCCGGGATCGTCTAACTTTCCACCAGTTATCAGCATCCGTATCCGAGTTTCCACTGTGGGGCTCCGCCACTTGCAGCGGCTCCACTTCCTCGCTTGAAGTGTCCGCATCGAAGtattcttcatcttcttctgcTCTATTCGGCTCCATCTCCGAATACCAGCTCACCACACTGACTGGTGAACTTCTTAGCTTCGTCGTCTTCTTCTCGCCAATTATCGGCTGCTGGCCCTCTACTTTCTTCTCAACCTTCGCCAACTTCAGCCGATACAATGACCCCGACTTTTCACCAATTACCACTTTCTTACCAGATGCATCGCAAATATCGCAACCATCTTTCTTGAACTTTACCGAGAAATCCTTTGACGTCAATTTGTCCACTGACACAAGTCCACTCGCCAACGACGGAACATACAAGACGTTGGTAAGCTTCACCTCAACTCTACTTCCGTTTCCGTTTACACCATATACAACTCCTTCGCCACAACCAGCGGCGGTAACCACTTTACCGTTCGCTAACACTACACTTGGGCCTTTTCGTACTTTCAGCGATTTGAAGAAGTTTCTATCGCTCGTCATGTGCCGACTTGCTCCACTATCTATATACCAGCACTTTTGCTGATCCACTCCCGCCATGAAGCACACACTGGCACCACCATTTTCGTCTTTCGCTTGTTTCGCATTTTGATTCACACGCACTCTGTCgtcctgcttcttcttcttttcgcaCTCACGTTCTAGCTCCTGCTTCGCTAGCAAAAACGAACGACAGTTGCGACGCAAATGACCGGGCTTATCGCAAAAGTAGCATCTTCTCACTGGCGCTCTATTGCCGAGTCCACCCACGCTTTGCACTTCGTTTCGCACTACCACACTTTTCATCGCTTTCGTCTCACATTGCATTTCGCCGGAACGCTCCCTCCGACGTTCGAACTCATCGATCAGCTTTGACTTCACAAGCTGCATCGTGATGTCCGCATCGGCACGACTCTCCAACGCCGTGACCAAACCACCGTACGAATCGGGCAAGCTACGCAGGATCATCGCAATCCGCAGCGATTCCTCCAGCTGTTGGCCTGCATTCGTCAAACGGTCGAACAAATCGTCCAACACCACCAGATGACTCTCAAGGTCACCTTCTTCCGCGAGATTCAACGAACACAGTTTCTTCAACAACGACACACGCGAGGTCACCGTGTTCTTCTCGTGATAAGCTTTCAAACCATCCCAGAAAGCTTTCGCACTGTCCGCTTGTTTCACCAAACCGAACTGATTGTCGTCTATGCACAGTCCGATAGTGGCACGAGCTTTCCTATCGTCCTTCGTCCACTGATCGGTCACTACAGCCGGCCTTGCATCACCGACCACATACCACAGCTCCTCTCTCGTCAGGAGCATCTCCATCCGGAACTTCCATATTTGCCAGTTGTGGTTGCTCAACCTGGCAAACGCAAACTTGTTCACATCCGCCATTTTGTCCACACAAAATCACCACTGCGGAGAAAACAACTCACACACACTCACACACGGCGTGATCACTTTCGCTCTCTCGGAACCTTTTTCCTACGCAATCCGGAACCTTCCCTTCGGCACTGCTGGGTCCATAacctgttgggcagaggtggacacaccacaacgcagaacagggtcaccgaagcggaacacggaaccaggatttcggtaAGAAAGAAACACAACTAATAAACTACTGTACGCAACGAGAAAGCTTTAATAAACACGTCTGAACGGATCGAACATCACATTACGGATGAATGGTAAAACTTTCCATTCTCCCTTTCTTCGCTCACATTTGGCGCGCTCGCCGCCTGCCCTACTGGCGCATGCGTCGCAGCCTCATTCTCCAAATTCTACACATTCAGTGTTGCCGCTTTGCATACGAGGCACAATCATTGCTCACTCCAACACTTCCATCGAGTGATTTTTCCTCCATGGGTCCACAGATATCAGAATGAACAATCTCCAAAACTTCATCCGCCCTGTGTCCTTTCTTCGGAAACGGCAAGCGAGTTTGTTTTCCCATGGCACATACGacgcaattttcaatttcagtttcTTCAAACATAACACCAGACGCTAAACCAGCTTTAAGCTGCTTCAAACTGGAAATGTTGAGATGGCCCATCCTTCGATGCCACAGCTGCATGCTTGATGATACACATGTTAAGGACATTCCAGCGCTCTTATCTTCATCGAACTTGAATAGACCCTTGCGAACATCATGGATGCCGGTTGCAATTACTGCTCCACTTGGATTGATAacccgtcggccaaatacactaattctagcattgggcgtacatgtcctcgtgactatgatttggatcgagatttgttctaagtgttacgtctgtttgtctgtgctgttAGGATTATCTCACGGGATTAATCAATATTCCTTATGTGTTGAGTTTTGATCATCAATGGAGacttaaaaagtaaaaaaatcgcGTCAGAAACTCACTCTGTTGTTCGAGCTTAAAATTTCGTAACCAAAACAATTCTGCCACAAGACacgaatttttaaatatttaaccaaaaaatagggatagttttattttgaaatggtaAACAACTTTTTTATCCGCTTCCCCCTAGtcacaatttttgtatggcTTGTCATACAGTATCTGACTTTCTGAtgcatgacataatttgtgtaccccTTAAATGCCTAATTGTCTCAGTTTAATTCCGGAATAAAAAAGCATGCTCAAACAAATTGAACATTTGTTTTCGGGATTAGGAGTAGGATattgaattaaaataaaaattaattaaagatTGACCAATATACAGTCAATCAAAcaagtttttttatattaagCTGGTTTGGGgttctgtatctcagcttctggtattccgaattggttgaaatttggatgacgattCACAAATTCcgtaatttctggtgaaattgatcacttttcactgttttccttGTCTGTTTTTACAATATtaccaatgccaaacaaattattgtagcgaaacaagtacgacggtggtCCTCATTGGCTTATATACCGAAACTGTCGTACATATATgtttttagtgctgaaaatcatCTCTTAAATGAAAATCCAAGGATCAATTGTCAAAAATTGGTGAGTattatttgttttgagaacactTTACTTACTTTATTAAAATTCCCTGAATCCAAacatgcttgctaaattcttaacaatttaagatttatggaaataattacAAGAATACtacagaaaacgcctaaatgtaggcaatttacaaaggaatcttctgatatctaaaaaaaaaacaattattccAACAAAATTATTAAACTGGTACGAATTTCGATGATAAAATCTGTTTTTGTGATATATTTCAATTCTCCTTACAAACTgtcaggttgacaccatgtccaaatcgttgtttaaaactagaagtttatacactcaaaataatccaaacgtcattgttacgtggaaacatacgtggtttttttccatcgcacttttcacgtagctcttatGGGAATCGTAGGTGACGAGGAATGAACTAATGAATTAATGAACTTGTTTCACTACACCGGGAGAACTACGTAATAGCTACGTGAATTTCCCACTCTTCTTACCATGTGAATTGATGAAACCTACAGAGTGATTACAGTGAATTTTAATAGAATTTGGTATAGGTACAGTAGATTTAGATTTGCGCTTTATTCTAAAAAaccattattttcaaatggaacaaaacaaaaattttctgtGAATTCCAACTTTTATTGAATTATCGGTAAACACTACATTTTAAATCAAGGTGCCTAGATGGCTAGGAACCAAGAACCTAGAGCACAGCTGGATATTGAAGTATATGACCATCGTCTGTCCTTCTGCCTCATAGTCCTGTTTCGAAAAGAGATGAAGCTGAAGCTTATAATTGCACAAAATAAATGTTTACTCACGCCGAATTTTCACAATGGTACAAATAAAAGTATTTCAGATCATCAACTTCCTTTCGATGTTTATTTACAACTGACGCCATCTTTAATGAATCGAGAAATGAACACGAACGGGATGAATTTAGCCGTGTACCTAATTTTCACGTAAGTCCGATAGGTTAACCGCAGTGAAAATAACCAGAGCTTCATTTCTTCTTTATCTATGGTTTGGTAGTAATTaccttagtcaggtgaagtggaggtaaaatgaatttcgaatggtctacgtgatttttcacgtagcaatgacgtttggattattttgagtgtagatATCTGGCAATGCCacaccgaaaacgattatggaattttactttaatttcattgaaataaattatctttaacataaaaaactTTACAACTTACTATTCGAccatagttaagacaaacaacgttcattcactatAGGTTGTATTGATTTTCGTACTCATATGAAATAAAATcttgtgacacggtgatcaatttaaCTCGAATTTACGGTAACCTGAACTATTGTCTGCAGTGAAATCATCACAATGCAGTCATTTTTTAATGAGTTTGAGAGGGTTGTAAGAAGACAAAATAAGTAATTAagcgattttttaaattaaattgacaAGAAACGG
It contains:
- the LOC5564639 gene encoding probable tRNA pseudouridine synthase 2 codes for the protein MSLVKIKDAPTVWNYLNGVINVYKPAGLTVQQVRHTIIGNLCRDLNQLKVRPPLQRVAIERGLDSKFLVHKTEDLSDNVLVVGPRYQTEDIRMRMSANHGRLTSGVLVVGINKGLSMAYRIQQNRPLRVYRVTGFLGKATETHFGDSRVIGKATVKHIGSEKINRLLASLQASHQKKMFELCGVDMQSQAAYDLAVKGTIRPADKSQPMIYGIRLVEFRRPFFTLEMHAINETEAYIGNLVHEIGLNLKSVAHCVGIRCIRHGHFELGDALLRKDWNLQCILANMAHANQLLQRHPEMLQQTSSELVDLDENVPDLQLRNERE